The following are from one region of the Nostoc cf. commune SO-36 genome:
- a CDS encoding ATP-binding cassette domain-containing protein, which translates to MLKISNLNVYYGESHILRNVDLSVPSGQMICLIGRNGVGKSTLLKTIMGLLKTPQWYY; encoded by the coding sequence ATGCTAAAAATTTCTAACCTCAACGTTTACTACGGCGAAAGCCACATTCTCCGCAATGTAGATTTAAGCGTACCATCTGGGCAAATGATATGCCTGATTGGACGCAATGGTGTAGGGAAATCTACATTACTCAAAACAATTATGGGTTTACTCAAAACCCCGCAGTGGTACTATTAA
- a CDS encoding type II toxin-antitoxin system VapC family toxin — translation MKVLIDTNIVLDFLLQREPFFQDAELLFQKIDSGHVVRYVTATTLTDIFYISRRHTRSIDQARQAVSEMLTAMIICPVNRAVLESAFGSGLADFEDAIQIACAIAQRLDAILTRDTQGFLSSSLPVFINS, via the coding sequence GTGAAAGTTTTAATTGATACTAATATTGTTCTAGATTTTCTGTTGCAGCGAGAGCCTTTTTTCCAAGATGCAGAACTGTTGTTTCAAAAGATTGATTCTGGTCATGTCGTTAGATATGTTACAGCGACAACACTTACAGATATTTTTTATATTTCCCGAAGACATACCCGCAGCATTGATCAAGCACGACAAGCAGTTTCAGAAATGCTGACTGCTATGATCATTTGTCCTGTGAATCGAGCCGTCTTAGAATCAGCGTTTGGATCTGGTTTAGCTGATTTTGAAGATGCCATTCAAATCGCTTGTGCTATTGCTCAAAGGTTAGACGCTATTTTGACACGCGATACGCAAGGTTTTTTGAGTTCATCTTTACCAGTTTTTATCAATTCATGA
- a CDS encoding type II toxin-antitoxin system VapC family toxin: protein MLLDTSGLLCFLHKDEPQHERAVELIATTSRTRLTHNYVLAELVALALVRGFSRSIVLSYSLELINNSNVQIVWVDEPLHQEATDLLLARQDKTYSLCDAVSFVLMRRQGIMEALTTDKHFEQEGFTRLLRSAG from the coding sequence ATGCTGCTTGATACGTCAGGATTGCTCTGCTTTCTCCATAAAGATGAGCCACAACATGAAAGGGCAGTTGAACTGATTGCTACTACAAGCAGAACTCGGCTTACGCACAACTATGTTCTAGCAGAATTAGTGGCTCTAGCATTGGTTCGAGGCTTTTCCCGTTCAATTGTACTGTCATACAGCCTTGAACTGATCAACAATTCAAACGTTCAAATTGTATGGGTTGATGAGCCGCTACATCAAGAAGCAACAGATTTATTGTTAGCAAGACAGGATAAAACCTATTCATTATGTGATGCTGTAAGCTTTGTGTTGATGCGTAGGCAAGGAATTATGGAGGCATTAACAACTGATAAACACTTTGAGCAAGAAGGTTTTACTCGGTTGTTGCGGTCAGCAGGCTAA
- a CDS encoding Uma2 family endonuclease, with translation MTQKTKTQKLLTFEEYLTYDDGTDTRYELVDGELVEMPPESQENSNLARFLFVELLKHFAFYLVAHKDTEIEVAGRRARCRLPDLMVHTEESYAALIGATRATLTRDMPPPALVIEIVSPGTANHVRDYRYKRTEYAAREILEYWIVDSQMQQITICQWVEGQYEDKVFTGATCMESVVIADWALTVEQVFNSANRAELLSE, from the coding sequence ATGACCCAAAAGACGAAAACTCAAAAACTGCTGACTTTTGAGGAGTATCTTACCTATGACGATGGTACAGACACGCGCTATGAGTTGGTGGATGGAGAACTAGTTGAGATGCCACCAGAAAGTCAGGAAAATAGTAATCTGGCAAGATTTCTCTTTGTTGAACTCCTAAAACATTTCGCATTTTATTTAGTTGCTCACAAGGATACAGAAATTGAGGTAGCAGGGCGACGGGCGAGATGTCGTTTACCTGACTTAATGGTTCACACAGAAGAATCTTATGCTGCCCTTATCGGTGCTACTCGTGCCACTCTCACCCGTGATATGCCGCCGCCTGCATTAGTGATTGAAATTGTTTCTCCGGGTACGGCAAACCATGTTCGTGATTATCGCTACAAGCGGACGGAGTATGCTGCTAGGGAAATATTAGAGTATTGGATTGTTGACTCACAGATGCAACAAATTACAATTTGTCAGTGGGTAGAGGGACAGTATGAGGATAAGGTATTTACAGGTGCAACTTGCATGGAATCAGTGGTAATTGCTGATTGGGCGCTAACAGTAGAGCAGGTGTTTAACAGCGCAAATCGAGCAGAATTACTAAGTGAATAG
- a CDS encoding type II toxin-antitoxin system HicA family toxin, with translation MASTLPVLSGREVVRVFESFGWEVARQSGSHIILVKEGELATLSVPEHREVAKGTSLFLQFDAECIPVFIFQ, from the coding sequence ATGGCTTCTACTCTTCCTGTTCTTAGTGGACGTGAAGTTGTTCGTGTATTTGAGTCCTTTGGCTGGGAAGTTGCACGTCAAAGTGGAAGCCATATCATCCTGGTTAAAGAAGGAGAGTTAGCCACACTGTCTGTTCCTGAGCATCGTGAAGTAGCAAAAGGAACGAGTTTGTTTCTGCAATTTGATGCGGAGTGCATCCCAGTTTTTATTTTTCAATAA
- a CDS encoding type II toxin-antitoxin system HicB family antitoxin, which translates to MRFNVTVDRDEDGAWIVECPSIPGCVSQGQTKEEALENIKDAIAACLQVRAERGLPLTIETHQVEVVA; encoded by the coding sequence ATGAGGTTTAATGTAACGGTTGATCGTGATGAAGATGGTGCATGGATAGTAGAATGCCCCAGTATTCCGGGTTGTGTCAGTCAAGGTCAGACTAAGGAAGAAGCACTAGAGAATATCAAAGATGCGATAGCTGCCTGCCTACAAGTTCGTGCCGAGCGCGGTTTGCCACTTACCATAGAGACTCACCAAGTAGAGGTTGTGGCTTAG
- the urtD gene encoding urea ABC transporter ATP-binding protein UrtD, protein MNAKILETENVTVNFDGFRALNQLNFSMDVGELRVVIGPNGAGKTTFLDVITGKVQPTVGRVLFKGRNLRSLPEYKIARLGIGRKFQTPRIYLNLTPRENLEITSNKNKNVFSTLFERSNAVEKNNIKGLLETIGLTPKADIRAALLSHGEKQRLEIGMLVAQSPDLLLVDEPVAGLTDEETYNIGELLLALAQSHSILVIEHDMEFVRQIAKKVTVLHEGSVLCEGNFEEVQNDSRVIEVYLGKQED, encoded by the coding sequence ATGAACGCGAAAATATTGGAAACTGAAAACGTAACTGTTAATTTTGACGGATTTAGGGCGCTAAATCAGCTTAACTTTAGCATGGATGTGGGTGAATTGCGGGTAGTAATTGGCCCCAATGGCGCAGGGAAAACAACGTTTCTGGATGTGATTACGGGGAAAGTTCAGCCAACCGTTGGGCGAGTTTTATTCAAAGGAAGAAACCTGCGTTCTTTACCTGAATATAAAATTGCGCGATTGGGTATTGGACGCAAGTTCCAAACACCCCGAATTTATTTAAATTTAACGCCCCGTGAAAATCTAGAAATTACCAGTAACAAAAATAAAAACGTCTTTTCTACTTTGTTTGAACGTTCTAATGCGGTTGAGAAAAATAATATTAAAGGATTATTAGAAACTATCGGTTTAACTCCGAAAGCTGACATCAGAGCAGCTTTACTTTCCCACGGCGAAAAGCAGCGTTTAGAAATTGGGATGTTAGTAGCACAGTCGCCTGATTTATTACTCGTTGATGAACCTGTTGCGGGTTTAACAGATGAAGAAACCTATAACATCGGCGAACTACTTTTAGCATTAGCGCAAAGTCATTCAATTTTAGTCATTGAACATGATATGGAATTTGTGCGTCAAATTGCTAAGAAAGTAACAGTATTACATGAAGGTTCGGTGCTGTGCGAAGGAAATTTTGAGGAAGTCCAAAATGATTCTCGTGTAATTGAAGTATATTTAGGAAAACAGGAAGACTAA
- the urtC gene encoding urea ABC transporter permease subunit UrtC, translated as MRKRGGGLLIEVGVVVTIALFLIIIMPLLLSEFRLNLLGRFLSLAIVALGIDLIWGYTGLLSLGHGIFFGLGGYAIAMYLKLQVPTGELPDFMGLYGVTELPAFWQPFYSFPLTIAFVVLIPGLLAGLLGYLVFRNRIKGVYFSILTQAATIVFFNFFNGQQQFFNGTNGLIDFTTLFGATVSDAKTQFVFYTLTVVFLAVTYGICRWLTTGRFGRLLIAIRDDESRVRFSGYDPTDFKVLVFAVSGAIAGIAGAFYTIQSGSVSPRAMDIAFSIEMVIWVAVGGRATLIGAIVGTLLVNYARTFLSEQFAEIWLFFQGALFLIVVTVLPDGIVGWLRSQNISLFHRRQEIATYPTLEEDAEVQHERENIGN; from the coding sequence ATGAGGAAGAGAGGAGGAGGGTTATTAATTGAGGTGGGTGTGGTGGTTACGATCGCACTTTTCCTCATTATCATTATGCCACTGTTGCTGTCGGAGTTTCGTCTAAATTTGTTGGGGCGATTTTTGTCGCTGGCGATCGTGGCTTTGGGTATCGATTTGATTTGGGGGTATACTGGTTTACTAAGTTTGGGACATGGTATTTTCTTTGGTTTGGGTGGATATGCGATCGCAATGTACCTAAAACTGCAAGTCCCTACTGGAGAATTACCTGATTTCATGGGACTTTATGGGGTTACGGAACTTCCCGCCTTTTGGCAACCTTTTTATTCTTTTCCTTTGACAATAGCTTTTGTGGTACTAATTCCAGGGTTATTGGCGGGATTATTAGGATATTTGGTTTTCCGAAATCGCATCAAGGGTGTTTATTTTTCTATCTTGACCCAAGCCGCAACTATTGTATTTTTCAACTTCTTTAACGGTCAACAACAATTTTTCAATGGTACAAATGGACTGATAGATTTTACAACTTTGTTTGGGGCAACGGTTAGCGATGCAAAAACGCAGTTTGTTTTCTATACGCTGACGGTGGTGTTTCTCGCAGTCACTTACGGAATTTGCCGATGGTTGACAACTGGACGATTTGGCAGATTGTTGATAGCGATTCGTGATGATGAAAGTCGGGTAAGGTTTTCTGGCTATGACCCTACAGATTTTAAGGTGTTGGTGTTTGCAGTTTCAGGTGCGATCGCAGGCATTGCAGGAGCATTTTACACCATTCAAAGTGGTTCTGTCTCACCCAGAGCAATGGATATTGCCTTTTCCATTGAAATGGTGATTTGGGTAGCTGTAGGCGGACGCGCTACTTTGATTGGCGCGATTGTGGGAACTTTGTTAGTAAATTATGCCCGCACTTTTTTAAGCGAACAATTTGCCGAAATCTGGCTATTTTTCCAAGGCGCACTATTTTTGATAGTCGTCACAGTCCTTCCTGACGGTATTGTGGGATGGTTGCGTAGTCAGAATATTTCTCTTTTCCACCGCCGTCAAGAAATTGCTACATATCCCACCTTAGAAGAAGACGCCGAAGTGCAACATGAACGCGAAAATATTGGAAACTGA
- a CDS encoding ABC transporter permease subunit has product MLAGFLEAVFNGISIGAVLLIAALGLAIIFGLMGVINMAHGELMMFGAYATFVVQNVCKQLGGVWFEVYIFLALIIAFIFTAAVGLILEKGVIRYLYGRPLETLLATWGVSLIFQQFVRSVNWVLIICIAIFSLLFFGGLWILNSRTDLGRVRNWIVAVIFLLSLGVTIITGNLLSQTYQLAVTQPWFGAQNVDVTAPTWLQTGISLGGVQLPFARLFIIGLTIICVTGIYLFLQRSSWGLRIRAVTQNRSMSACLGIPTEKVDAITFALGSGLAGVAGCAISLLGSVGPNTGQNYIIDTFMVVVVGGVGNLAGTIVAALGIGTANFLIGSGTLALLLSPVKPLADLFSFFATTSMAKVMVFALIIVFLQWKPGGIFPQKGRTVDV; this is encoded by the coding sequence GTGTTAGCAGGTTTCTTAGAAGCTGTATTTAATGGCATTAGTATTGGCGCTGTATTATTAATTGCTGCGTTAGGACTAGCTATTATATTTGGATTGATGGGCGTTATCAATATGGCGCATGGTGAATTGATGATGTTCGGCGCTTATGCAACATTTGTTGTGCAAAATGTATGTAAGCAATTGGGCGGGGTGTGGTTTGAAGTTTATATATTTTTGGCTTTAATTATTGCTTTTATTTTCACGGCTGCTGTGGGATTAATTTTAGAGAAAGGCGTGATTCGTTATCTTTATGGACGCCCATTAGAAACTCTCTTGGCAACTTGGGGAGTAAGTTTGATTTTTCAACAGTTTGTTCGCAGTGTAAATTGGGTATTGATAATTTGCATAGCTATATTTTCTCTGTTATTTTTTGGAGGTTTATGGATTTTAAATTCCCGCACAGATTTGGGAAGAGTTCGTAACTGGATTGTGGCTGTGATATTTTTATTATCGCTGGGGGTAACAATCATAACGGGCAATTTATTGAGTCAAACTTATCAGCTAGCAGTAACTCAACCTTGGTTTGGCGCTCAAAATGTAGATGTAACAGCGCCTACTTGGTTGCAAACAGGTATATCTTTGGGTGGTGTACAATTACCCTTCGCCAGGTTATTTATTATTGGTTTAACAATCATCTGTGTGACGGGAATTTATTTATTTTTACAACGTTCTAGCTGGGGTTTAAGAATTCGGGCTGTGACGCAAAACCGGAGTATGAGTGCTTGTTTAGGAATTCCAACTGAAAAAGTTGATGCGATTACTTTTGCACTAGGTTCTGGTTTAGCTGGTGTGGCTGGATGTGCGATTAGTTTACTCGGTTCTGTGGGGCCAAATACTGGACAGAACTATATTATTGATACTTTTATGGTTGTTGTGGTTGGGGGTGTGGGCAATTTAGCCGGGACGATTGTGGCGGCGTTGGGTATTGGTACGGCTAATTTTTTAATTGGTTCTGGGACTTTGGCTTTGTTGCTGAGTCCTGTTAAGCCTTTGGCTGATTTGTTTAGCTTTTTTGCAACAACGAGTATGGCTAAGGTGATGGTATTTGCGCTGATTATTGTGTTTTTACAGTGGAAGCCTGGGGGGATTTTTCCGCAGAAGGGACGTACTGTTGATGTTTAA
- the urtA gene encoding urea ABC transporter substrate-binding protein, whose protein sequence is MRRQFNRRKFLIYGSLTFGSSFFLKACANNSPTVTESQAAPPTATPAAATAGGTIKVGILHSLSGTMAISEKSVVDAEKLAIKEINANGGILGKQIEAISEDGASNWDTFREKATKLIDQDKVAVVFGCWTSASRKNVKPVFESKDHMLWYPVQYEGQECSKNIFYTGAAPNQQIEPSVDWLLKNKGKEFFLVGSDYVFPRTANTIIKAQLEALGGKTVGEDYLPLGNTEVTPIITKIKQNLPNGGVIYNTLNGDSNVAFFKQLKGAGLTPDKYPSMSVSIAEEEVKAIGVEYLKDHYAAWNYFQTVDTPANKKFVAAFKKEYGENRVTNDPMEAAYIAVYLWKQAVEKAGTTDLAKVRAAASGQTIDAPEGKVTMNANHHISKIVRIGQVRDDGLFNIVYATPTAVEPVPWNQFVKETKGFACDWTDPAKGGKYKKA, encoded by the coding sequence ATGAGAAGACAATTTAACAGACGCAAGTTTTTAATCTACGGTTCTTTAACTTTTGGAAGCAGCTTTTTTCTGAAGGCTTGCGCGAATAATTCCCCAACTGTTACAGAGAGTCAAGCCGCGCCTCCTACTGCAACTCCTGCGGCTGCTACTGCTGGTGGCACAATCAAAGTAGGTATTTTGCACTCCCTTAGTGGCACGATGGCTATTAGTGAAAAAAGCGTTGTTGATGCTGAAAAACTAGCCATCAAAGAAATTAACGCGAATGGTGGTATCTTAGGTAAACAAATTGAAGCAATTAGCGAAGATGGTGCTTCTAACTGGGATACTTTTAGGGAAAAGGCAACCAAGCTCATTGATCAAGATAAAGTAGCTGTAGTTTTCGGTTGTTGGACTTCTGCTAGTCGCAAAAATGTCAAGCCAGTATTTGAGAGCAAAGACCACATGCTCTGGTATCCAGTGCAATATGAAGGTCAAGAGTGTTCTAAAAATATTTTCTACACTGGTGCGGCTCCAAATCAACAAATTGAACCATCTGTTGATTGGTTGTTGAAAAATAAGGGAAAAGAATTTTTCTTAGTCGGCTCTGACTATGTTTTTCCCCGGACTGCTAACACAATTATTAAAGCCCAATTAGAAGCATTAGGCGGGAAAACAGTCGGTGAAGATTACTTACCATTGGGTAACACAGAAGTTACCCCAATTATTACTAAAATCAAGCAAAATTTGCCTAACGGTGGAGTGATTTACAATACGTTAAATGGTGATAGCAACGTTGCTTTCTTCAAACAATTGAAAGGTGCTGGATTAACACCAGACAAATATCCCTCCATGTCTGTAAGTATTGCCGAAGAAGAAGTTAAAGCAATTGGTGTAGAGTATCTCAAAGATCATTATGCTGCTTGGAATTACTTTCAAACGGTAGATACACCTGCTAATAAGAAGTTTGTTGCAGCTTTTAAAAAAGAGTACGGCGAAAATCGGGTAACAAATGACCCAATGGAAGCAGCATACATCGCGGTTTATTTGTGGAAGCAAGCAGTAGAAAAAGCTGGCACAACTGATTTAGCTAAGGTACGTGCGGCGGCATCCGGTCAAACTATAGATGCGCCTGAAGGTAAAGTGACCATGAACGCCAATCATCACATATCTAAAATTGTGCGGATTGGTCAAGTCAGGGACGATGGTTTGTTTAATATTGTCTATGCTACTCCGACAGCCGTTGAGCCAGTTCCTTGGAATCAATTTGTAAAAGAAACTAAGGGATTTGCTTGTGATTGGACTGACCCGGCGAAGGGTGGTAAGTACAAGAAAGCCTAA
- a CDS encoding NAD(P)/FAD-dependent oxidoreductase → MKAYEWIVVGGGITGAVLAYELAQTGFSVLLLEQYSTPQNATRYSYGGLAYWSGTTLLTRLLCEEAIACYHILSQELDADIQFRELDLLLTISAANDPKATAASYNNSAIRPRLLSVEEACELEPQLNRKAISGALTVKHGHIHPEKTSLAYIQAFERAGGEMQITQVLQVLQDGVKTTTATFHSANVAICAGGLSRQLLKSAGIPIKLYFTHAEIIETPPVDVQLRTLVMPANLQRFQLEAESTQVDELWDELGNELVPPILDAGAIQFQDGSLRIGQISRVLTDPYAKVNSEASEKWLRKNVGEVLPALENLPGTWHHCLVAFSSDRLPLIGTIPGFESVHLFSGFSNPLVTIPPLAKRFANFASGNKDEIIIQLSLHR, encoded by the coding sequence ATGAAAGCCTACGAATGGATTGTGGTTGGCGGTGGAATTACGGGTGCTGTACTCGCTTATGAACTTGCTCAAACAGGGTTTTCTGTACTTTTGTTAGAGCAATACAGCACACCACAGAATGCAACTCGTTATAGTTATGGCGGGCTTGCCTACTGGTCGGGTACTACATTACTCACTCGTCTATTATGCGAAGAAGCGATCGCGTGTTACCATATCCTATCTCAAGAGTTGGATGCTGATATCCAATTTCGGGAATTAGATTTATTACTTACTATTTCAGCCGCTAATGACCCAAAAGCAACGGCTGCATCATATAATAATTCTGCCATTCGACCCCGTTTATTGAGTGTCGAAGAAGCTTGTGAGTTGGAACCACAGCTAAATCGAAAAGCGATATCTGGTGCTTTAACTGTCAAACACGGTCATATCCACCCAGAAAAAACATCACTTGCTTACATCCAAGCTTTTGAGAGGGCTGGGGGTGAAATGCAGATTACCCAAGTATTGCAAGTATTGCAAGATGGCGTAAAAACCACCACTGCAACTTTCCACAGTGCTAACGTTGCCATTTGTGCAGGTGGACTCAGCCGCCAGCTGCTAAAATCTGCTGGTATTCCCATCAAGCTGTATTTTACCCATGCAGAAATTATTGAAACTCCACCAGTGGATGTGCAGTTACGCACCTTAGTTATGCCAGCGAATCTGCAACGGTTTCAACTAGAAGCTGAATCTACTCAAGTTGATGAATTGTGGGATGAACTTGGTAACGAGTTAGTACCGCCAATTTTAGATGCGGGTGCGATTCAGTTTCAAGATGGTAGCCTTCGCATCGGTCAAATTAGCCGCGTTCTCACAGATCCTTATGCCAAGGTAAACTCAGAGGCGAGTGAAAAATGGTTGCGAAAAAATGTCGGTGAAGTTTTACCAGCTTTGGAGAATTTACCAGGAACTTGGCATCATTGCTTGGTGGCATTTAGTAGCGATCGCTTACCCTTGATTGGTACTATTCCAGGATTTGAGAGCGTTCATCTATTCTCTGGCTTTAGCAATCCTTTGGTAACTATACCACCTTTGGCAAAGCGCTTTGCCAATTTTGCATCTGGCAATAAAGATGAGATTATCATCCAGCTATCTCTTCATCGCTGA
- a CDS encoding RNA recognition motif domain-containing protein translates to MSIYVGNLAYEVKEDDLRQVFAEYGTVKNVQLPIDRETGRMRGFGFVEMESDAQEQAAIDALDNAEWMGRSLKVNKAKPKTDGGSSGGRRGGDGGGYSRRY, encoded by the coding sequence ATGTCAATTTATGTTGGTAATCTAGCTTATGAGGTTAAAGAAGATGACCTCCGCCAAGTCTTTGCAGAATACGGAACTGTAAAAAATGTTCAACTGCCTATTGACCGGGAAACAGGACGGATGAGAGGTTTTGGTTTTGTAGAGATGGAATCAGACGCACAAGAACAAGCGGCAATTGATGCCCTTGATAACGCTGAATGGATGGGTCGGAGCTTGAAAGTTAATAAAGCCAAGCCCAAGACAGACGGAGGTTCTTCTGGTGGTAGACGAGGTGGTGATGGAGGAGGATACTCTCGCCGTTATTAA
- the ilvA gene encoding threonine ammonia-lyase, biosynthetic, protein MFCDYLIQILTARVYDVAQETPLEFAPNLSARLNNQLLLKREDMQSVFSFKLRGAYNKMVQLPPDILAQGVIAASAGNHAQGVALAANRLGTKAIIVMPITTPQVKVDAVRMRGGAVVLHGNTYDDAYSYARELEVEKGLTFIHPFDDPHVIAGQGTIGMEILRQYQQPIHAIFVAIGGGGLISGIGAYVKRLRPEIKIIGVEPVDADAMSQSLKAGHRVRLSQVGLFADGVAVREVGEETFRLCQQYVDEIILVDTDDTCAAIKDVFEDTRSILEPAGALAIAAAKAYAEREQIEGQTLIAVACGANMNFDRLRFVAERAELGERREAIFAVTIPEERGSIRQFCECIGNRNLTEFNYRIADEQTAHIFVGVQIQNRADAAKMVENFQAQGFETIDLTDDELTKLHLRHMVGGHSPLAHNELLYRFEFPERPGALMKFVTSMSPDWNISLFHYRNNGSDYGRIVVGIQVPPHEMGEWQAFLDNLGYRYWDENKNPAYKLFLG, encoded by the coding sequence ATGTTTTGCGACTACCTCATCCAAATCCTGACTGCCCGTGTGTACGATGTTGCCCAGGAAACACCACTGGAGTTTGCCCCAAATTTGTCTGCGCGGCTGAATAATCAACTCCTGCTGAAACGTGAGGATATGCAGTCAGTATTTTCCTTTAAACTGCGGGGTGCTTATAACAAAATGGTGCAACTGCCACCAGATATATTGGCGCAGGGTGTAATCGCAGCATCTGCGGGGAACCATGCTCAGGGTGTCGCCCTTGCAGCTAATCGTTTAGGAACCAAAGCGATTATCGTTATGCCAATAACCACGCCTCAAGTCAAGGTGGACGCAGTTAGAATGAGGGGCGGAGCAGTCGTGTTACATGGAAATACATACGACGACGCTTATAGCTATGCCCGTGAATTAGAAGTAGAAAAAGGATTAACCTTTATTCATCCCTTTGATGATCCTCATGTCATAGCTGGACAGGGAACAATCGGGATGGAAATTTTACGGCAATATCAGCAACCCATCCATGCGATTTTTGTGGCAATTGGAGGAGGCGGATTAATTTCTGGGATTGGGGCTTATGTGAAACGGTTGCGTCCCGAAATCAAGATTATTGGCGTTGAACCAGTAGATGCTGATGCGATGTCTCAATCGCTCAAAGCTGGGCATCGGGTGCGCTTGTCGCAAGTGGGTTTATTTGCTGATGGTGTGGCGGTGCGGGAAGTAGGTGAAGAAACCTTCCGTTTGTGTCAGCAGTATGTAGATGAAATTATTTTGGTGGATACAGACGATACTTGTGCTGCCATTAAAGACGTGTTTGAGGATACGCGATCCATTTTAGAACCAGCTGGTGCATTAGCGATCGCAGCTGCCAAAGCCTACGCAGAGCGAGAACAAATCGAAGGACAAACCTTAATTGCTGTCGCCTGCGGTGCAAACATGAATTTTGATCGCCTCCGCTTTGTGGCAGAACGGGCAGAGTTGGGCGAACGCCGCGAAGCGATCTTTGCAGTCACAATTCCAGAGGAACGGGGAAGTATTCGCCAGTTTTGTGAATGTATTGGCAATCGTAATCTTACCGAGTTTAATTATCGCATTGCCGATGAACAAACAGCCCATATTTTTGTCGGTGTGCAAATTCAAAATCGTGCCGATGCTGCAAAGATGGTAGAAAACTTTCAAGCTCAAGGATTTGAAACCATTGATTTAACGGACGACGAACTCACCAAATTACATCTGCGGCACATGGTAGGTGGGCATTCTCCCCTGGCTCACAATGAATTACTCTACCGTTTTGAGTTTCCCGAACGCCCCGGTGCATTGATGAAGTTTGTTACTTCCATGAGTCCCGATTGGAATATTAGTCTTTTTCACTACCGCAACAATGGGTCAGACTATGGACGAATCGTTGTTGGTATCCAGGTTCCCCCCCACGAGATGGGAGAGTGGCAAGCTTTTCTCGATAATCTGGGCTATCGCTATTGGGATGAAAACAAGAATCCAGCATACAAGCTGTTTTTGGGATAG
- a CDS encoding TonB family protein — MGMVVQPAVNVMPSNPEAARRRGVEGRVEVAVDTDAQGNVTNVRIARSSGNRDLDEETARQARNWKLKPAEGGRQGVSIATEFAIKGSRRSRQVQERQAQREAQRQAEERTQQTRAANSTEENPRRRRRELSPPSKPAISGFSRRLEPQRVENTLTSPSSGARTTGTQGTARESLRRIQRERATTNSSQKPQPTINRRRRRDNASQNKLRESLRGLRKQPQSQPAAPSQE, encoded by the coding sequence ATGGGAATGGTCGTGCAGCCTGCCGTGAATGTAATGCCAAGTAATCCAGAGGCAGCAAGACGGCGAGGAGTTGAAGGCAGAGTAGAAGTAGCTGTGGATACTGATGCCCAAGGTAATGTTACCAACGTGCGGATTGCGCGCTCCAGTGGAAACCGCGACTTAGATGAAGAAACCGCTAGACAAGCGCGTAACTGGAAATTAAAACCCGCAGAAGGTGGTAGACAAGGGGTATCCATAGCAACTGAATTTGCCATCAAAGGTTCACGGCGATCGCGCCAAGTTCAAGAACGGCAAGCACAAAGAGAGGCACAAAGACAAGCAGAAGAAAGAACCCAGCAAACAAGGGCTGCTAATTCCACAGAGGAAAATCCAAGACGCAGGCGCAGAGAGTTGTCACCCCCATCAAAACCAGCAATATCTGGATTTAGTAGACGGTTGGAACCCCAAAGAGTCGAAAATACTCTTACAAGCCCATCATCTGGAGCTAGGACAACTGGCACTCAAGGAACTGCAAGAGAGTCCTTACGCCGCATCCAGCGTGAACGAGCGACTACTAATTCATCACAAAAGCCACAACCAACCATAAATCGGCGGCGGCGAAGAGATAATGCTAGCCAAAACAAGTTGCGGGAATCTTTGCGCGGTTTACGCAAACAACCTCAATCGCAACCTGCTGCTCCTAGTCAGGAGTAA